Part of the Apilactobacillus apisilvae genome is shown below.
ATTTAAAATTAATAATATCGTAACCAGTAATACGTAATGAAATTTGTTTAATGCCAAAATCAGCTAACTTTGCATAAATCATTTCATCATCGATAGCACCATGTTGCTGAACTGTGATACCATCAAAACCTCTTGCTAATGATACCGTATCTTTATTTAATCCCTTATCAGTAGTTTTAATTACTATCTTATATTCATCTTCCAGGACTTTAAAGTTAACCATTTCGTCAGGACGAGCGTTGTACATTAATAATCTCATCAAATATCACTCCTTACTTAAATTAGCATTATTATAACACTTTTAATAATCTAGATTGACTTTTCAAAAAAATGGCCTATACTCTTATGTAAGGTTTTATAACAAAGATACATTTTAGGAGATGGCTTTGATGAGAATTGAAGAAGATTGTGTTGGTAAAATGGAAGTTCCTGAAGATGCTTTATATGGCATCCACACCCTTAGAGCAGCAGGTAATTTCCCAATCACTAAGGAAATGGTGCACCCTGATTTAATTGAAAGTTATATTCAAATTAAAAAAGCAGCAGCAAAAACTAATTGCGAAGCACAAAAATTAGATGTTAAAAAATGTGACGCGATAATTCAAGCATGTGATGAATTATTAAGCTCTGGTGATCAATCTGGATTTATCACCCCTGCAATTCAAGGTGGTGCCGGTACTTCTACCAATATGAATACTAACGAAGTAATTGCTAATATGGCAATGAAATTACGTCCTAAAGTATTTATTCATCCTAATGATGATGTTAATCAAGCTCAATCAACTAACGATACTTATCCAACTGCCGGTAAAATGGCGATGCTAAAATTAATGCCCAATCTTCTAAATGAAATTGAACGCTTAGTAGCTACTTTTGAAGAATTAAGTCGTAAATTTAAAAATACAATTAAATTAGGTCGCACTCAACTGCAAGATGCTGTTCCTACTACATACGGAAAGAGTTTTCATGCATATGCTTCACTATTCAAACGTGATTTAAGAAGGATTAAAACTGCCAGTGAAGAATTAAAAACGATTAGTATGGGCGGAACCGCTATTGGAACTGGCATGAATGCTTCAAAATATTATCAAGAACATATTGTAAAAAATATTAACAAGTGTTCTGGGATGAATTTAAAATCAGATAATGATTTAATTGATGCTGTCCAAAATACTGATCATTTCGTAACTTTCTCAGCAGCATTAAAAACATTAGCAGTCGATTTATCAAAAGTCAGCAATGATTTAAGACTTTTGGCAAGTGGACCACAATCAGGATTAAATGAATTACATTTACCTAAGCGTCAAGCTGGATCATCCATTATGCCAAATAAGATTAATCCAGTGATTCCAGAAGTCGTCAATCAAGTGGCATTTGAAATAATTGGTTTTGACGCAACTGTGACTGCTGCATCAGAAGCTGGACAACTAGAATTAAATGCTTTTGAACCCATTATGTTTAAGAGTATTCTAACTAGCGAAGAACATTTAACTCGTGCGATTAAAACACTAATTGATCACTGCTTAACCGATATTGAAGTTAATAAAGAAAAATGTGCTGATGATGTTAGAAAATCAGCCGTAACCGCAACCATCTTATCCCCAGAATTGGGATATGTTAGAACCACTAAGATAATAAAGGAATCTTTAAAAGAAGATAAAAATGTAAAAGATATTTTAATTAGTAAACATATTTTATCAAAAGATAAAATTGACGAATTGTTTTCACCAAAACATTTGGTAAATGGTTAAAGCAAATAAAAAATATCTATATAAAGCACCTACAAATATTGGAAAATTAAATGTTAGATTTAAACTAATATTATATGCAATGATTTGAGCGAAATAAAGATCCACTACTGGTGATAAATAAAACCTTTGTTTTATTGAATTATTACCATATCTAAATTCACTGAAATCAGTAGTTATTTTATGGTCAAAACGTTGTGACTTGAAATTTACATTCAATACATTAGGTGCTATATGTCAAATTATATTTGCGTTTTATTTTAATAAACACATTACATTGTAAACTATATTTATACATATTTTTTGTATAAATTTATGATTTATATGTTTTCCATTATTTAAATATTCAGTAATTATGAGATATTCATAGATTTTAATTTTATTTACTGCTTCCCTAACTTATAATTCAACAGTTTTAAAAAAAGAAAGTGTGAAGTGACCCCCAAAAGTTGGACAAGAAATTGTTCGATATTTGGAGGTCATTTTTTTGGTTAAATTTAATAGCGAGTTTAAATTAAAATTAGTATTAAAATATTTATCAGGAATAGGTTCAACTTCGTTGAACCATGAGTATAGTATTAAAGGAAGTGCAACATTACTTTCATGGGTACAAATGTATCAAAAATATGGATTTATATTTAAATAAAATAATATAATGATATTCAATTCATATTCCACGCAACCTGCCATATTTAGACAATGAACAAACGGATTAAGTATTACAATAGTAATAGGAAAAAAGAAAAACTAGGATACAAATCAACATTGGGGAATAATATCCTAGTAAAAGTTATCTAAATTTTGGAGTTCGCATAATATAAGTATTTATCCTTTAACTAAAAATAATTTTTTATATAAAAATTCATAAAATATTATGTTACCGGAACTGAAGTTATAATATTGAACAGATAAATAAAAGAACTTTCGATAAAAGTATTACTTTAATTTGATAAAATAATATAATTCGGAGGTGTTTTTTGTATGACTAATAATAAATATTCATATGAAACTAAACTAGAAGCCGTTAGGCTTCTTAATGAAGGTGTTCCTGATAGAAAAATTTGTAAAATACTTGGTTTAAAGAGTGATGGCTTAATTTATACATAGCGGAAATAGAATGTTGTATCTTTCTACAATTATGGATAGCTTTAATTCAGAAAGCATTGCTCATAAAATTTCTAATCATCCAAATACCAAATTGACATTAGATACATTAAATCAATTAGGTTATTTAGATGGAGTTATTATTCATAGTGATCAAGGATCAACTTATACCTCACGTGAATTCTTTGAACTAGCACGCAAGAAAAGGCGCCATCAGAAGTATTTCCAGTAAAGGAACGCCAGCTGATAACGCCATAATAGAATCATTTCACTCAAGACTAAAGACTGAAATGATATACACACAAGCTAAACCCAAAGGTTTATCAAACACCATTAAGTGTGTGAATAATTATATAAAATTTTGGAATAATACACGAATATTAACAAAGTTAGGCAACCAATCGCCTGTTGAATACAGGACATCAGTTGCCCAATTAAACGATTAGAAAGCTGCTTTTATTTATTTGTTCAAAATAATAGTTGCAGTTCCTACCTTAGAAATTCACTTAATTTTGTATTTTAGTTAATTAATTCCATAAGTTACGCTCCAATTTAATAGGGTATAAAAATCATTTCCTTCTCCTTCGTAGTTTTGTAATGGCTTTAAATATAATGGAGTACTATTGGAAATGTACATATTGTCATTACCATCTGTACTGAACAACATTACTGGACTTTGATTTAAATTTTGACCATTATAAATTAAATCTCCTTTAATTTCACTAGACGAATTATCTTTAAATTCTTCGCTTGGTTGTTGAACCTGTATATCGGCATAAGAATTACCGCGCATATTGTTTTTTACATTACTCATAACTGGCGTAGAACTATTAGTAGGTAATAATAGACTGTCTTTTACAATACTACTATAATCATAGTCAATGTTACTAATAGGAGTGAAGTTGAGTTGATTATCAGAAAAGTTAATTTCGTTAACATTATCGGCTTCACCAGAATATTCAGTAGAATCTATATTATATTTAGGTTTAATACGGATATCAGAATTATCGACTGTAGCGTTATCATTCTTTAATGTTCCTCGAACTTTTAAATTGAGTGTAGAATTACTTTTTAAATTTTTAATTGGTATTTTTAGTATTTTAACTCCATTGTTTGACTTAATAACATTAGGTTCATGAATGACATTAAAATCATTATTATCATAAGAAACCTTTAGTGTACTTACATCAATATTATTAGGTAATGGTTGATCATAAGTAGCTGAAGAATTAACTGAAATATCAGAATTGTCAGAAGTATTATTAATTGTAGAATCAAATTCTAAAGTATCTCCTTGAGAACTATAACCCTGTCCACCTTGAAAAACCTTACTCAAAGAAAATCCATCAGATGAATCGGCATTGGAATAAGTGATATCTTTAATTTTATTGTTAATATTCAATTTAGGATTATATGCTAAATTTACAGTTTTTGTGTTACCAGGAGAAAAATTATAATATGGGGTAATATTCAGTTTATGATTATTATTATTGTTATTAATTTCATTCCATAAAACATTTGGAATATTAAAACTAAAATTACCATTATTGTCAGTGATTGCCACATAATGTTCCATTCCCACTTGCAATCCTTGATCTCCAACATTTCCCGAATAAAATTCATCTTTGGAAGAATCTTTATTAATAGTTGTTCCATCTCTAGAATAAAGTGTAATATCTTGATTTAATGTATTAGCGTCTCCCATATTATAACGATTATAAAAATAGTCATGAGCTAAGCCAAATTGTCCATCAGTAGAACCGATAGTTCCAGCAATATTATTATAAAAATTAGATGTATTACCGTTATCTTGTATAATCGTTGAAGCTGAAGTACTAGGCATGTATTGCTTCACTGGGCTGAACAATACTTCATTAGAAGCAATATACTGATTATAATTTTTATTAACTGGTCTTGTATCTGGATCAATAAATTTACCTTTGTCGTTATCAAGTGATATATTTATATAACTATTTTTCAAAGGATTGCCGTTATCATCAATAACTTTACCCGTTACTTTATTATTGTTTTTATTATAATCATTATAATTAGTATATGATATCGTTGCCATTGGTGAAGCTGTGAATTTAATTGAATTATAGTTTTTTGCTTGAGCTTTCAAATAAACATCGCTGGACTTAGAATCAACTAGCTGTCTATCTAGTTTTGTTACCATATCAGAAACTTCAAAATAGGAACCATATAATCTAACACCACCAACAAAAATAGTACTTTTGCCATAACTACTATCGCTACGAAGTGGCAAAAATAAGGATTTAACCAATTGATTATCAATAGAAGGTGTTTGATTATCACCTAACCAACCAGTAACACGCGTATTACGTGCATAAATATAACCATTGTTACTAACATTAGAAGTTCCAGAATAAAACATATGATTATTTTGATTAGAATTATATGTTTTATTACTAATCTCAACATCTGTAGGTCGATCTAAATTAATATTAGTACTACTATCAGAATTAATCTGATAATTGGAAGTTGATGTTTGAGGAATATTTTTTATATTTAATTTAAATGATCCTAAATTATCAACATTAATGTTATTACCAGATCCATTAAATTCAACAACTCCATTAGAGGGTATATACGAATTATTTGCATCTGAAGATACATTAAATTCATTTCCTACACCAGATACATTAGCATTAACATAACTAAAGTATACTAATGCAGCTTGAGATTTCACCTGACCATTAGAATAAATATTAAATTTAGAATTAGTTCCATTATTCATATACATGTTAGCGGGAACAGAACTACTTGCATTGGCATAAATAGCAATTGAAATATTATAAGGATCCTCTGGAATACGTGATGATCCATCAGAATCCGTTAAATTATTAGAATCACAATAAATATTAAATTTATCATTCGAACCGAAATTAATTTCAGGTTTATAATTTCCACCAGGGTATAAATATAATCCATAGGAATTAAACCAAGCATCCTCAGCATAAGTGCCATGAGGATGTAAATCAATATTTACATTGTTATCAATTTTACAGCTTCCCTCTAACTCCAAACAATTACCGTCATATGTTTCACCATAATAGTTAGAATTTTTATGAAATTCAATATCACCAGTCTGTAAATTCTGTTGATTTTGCCCTTCAGAAATTTGAGATTGACCACTACTATCTTTATAGTAGTCTAAACTGTGAACAGAAACATTTCCATAAATATTAATTTTACAATTATTCTGCCTACTACCCCAACTTAATTGCGCACCATAATAATCAATATTACGATAGTTAAGTGTAGTTCCTCCGTTAGGAGTATATGAACTAATAGGTCCAAAATAGGAATAACCTAAAATTTTCATATTTTCTATTGTCCAATCTTCACTACTTGTTAAAGCTTCAATAGAAATATCACCTTTTGACATATCTAGAGTATGATAATTTCCATTTGAATAACCATCTATAACTAATTTATCATGTTCTGCATAATTAGCAGTATAATCGCTAGATCCAAATCCATTTATTTTTGATCCACTAGTGCCATCCAGGTTAATATCGTTTTCTAAAACCACTTTATGAATATTAGATACAACTCCAGAAGAGTCATTATGACCATCAATGCCGTTGCCATAGCCTTGTTTAAAAATAGCGTTATAAAAACCTTCATAGTCATAAACATATGCAGTAGTTCCTTTATAAATAGCACTAATTTTATTGTTGGAATTATAATCTGTACGATTACATAAACTGGTGTCCGTATTAATATCGCTGGGTTCTTTCCATCCATCATTCAATACTGGATTTTTATAACTATATCCAGATAAACCATTATTCCAAGATTGAAAGGGCTGACTGGAATTAATATCAGCTTTGACAACGTTATTATTAAATATTAATATACCAATAAATATTAACATTATAGGTATACATATTTCCAAAATTTTTTTCATAGCAAAAGCCCCATATATTAGATAATTATTTTGCTGTTATAACATTTACATTTTATATGTTATTCCAATAGACAAATACATTCAATACATATAATCAATATCCTCATCTTTTTTGATGAAGATATTTAATTATTTTAAAAATTTTAGAATTAAATAACAAATTAATATAAACAATAAGAAAACGGAAATAAAACATGTATAAATAAACCAATTAATTGATTTATCTGATTTATAAACACTCAAACTCTGGTAAGCATTATTGATTAAAACATTTTTATCAAACTCTTCACTTTGGCCCTTATTATTAGTAACTTTAACTATTACTTTATATATATTAGGCTTTAGATTAAATAAATCTACATCATAATTACCAATAGAGTTAGGAGCTAAACTATATCTATTACTATTTTTACGGGCATATATCTTGTTTTCTTTTCTTACCTGAACCGAAATTTTATAGTTATGCACAATTGATGGTTGATCATTATGCATCTTAATTTGAAGATTATTATTCTTAGCATCAACTGATAACAAATTGATTTTTTTGATATTGTCAACAGGTGCATTTTGATTTAACAACACTGTCGTTGAATACTGGAGTCTATTTTTAATTGATGGATTACCACTTTCAGTTATATTTTTATTACTAATACTAGTAATCCCACCCAAAATACTACCCTGAAATGGTTTGTCAGGAACTTTAATAGTAAATGATGTTTTTTTCATTTCATTTGGTTTTAAATTCACTTTATTGAAGCGATGTCTCAAAGTAATATTACTAAGTCTAGGAACACTGTCTTTTAATAAACCAAAAGGTTTAAATAAATCATAACCAATATTACCATTATCATTGCTATATCCATCATTTAAGTAACTAGTAATGGTAGTATCTTGATTAGAAAAATTTGCTAGAATGATTGGAAGTTTTAATATTTCATTAGGCTTAACATTATATTTGAAATAACCAATTTTTTGCATAGCTTTAGGTAAATCTGGACGAGCTTGATAGTTCAAACTACTTGCGGCAAAAACATTTATATAATTAAAATTCATAATTAATAAAATTATAAATGATAAAGATAATAAAAATTTAATTAATAATTTCATTATTTAAAATGACTCCCTGAACTTTCTCTAGATATAGTTGATTTATCATTACTTTGCGATAATAAATTTTTCTTATGTTTTTTATAAATAAGATAGCCGATAAACGAAACAATTAATAATATTATAATAATAATAAACAACCAAAGCCATTGATTATTTTGAAAAATTGTTCCTAAATATTGCCCAACACTAACAGTAAAACTTTTTTGCAAAATCCATTTACCTTCAGGACTTTTTGCAATGATTTTAATATGATATGTACCTGGTTGTAAATTATCCTTATTGGGAATCGTATTAACATAATTAAAACTACTATTAGGCGCTACACTATTATCATTATTATAACTATGAAAAATTAATTTATTATTGTCATCTTTAATGGTTGTATCCATTTTTAATTGATCAATCATAGCTGGTTGTTTGTTATATATTTTACTGGAAATAATTGGTGCTTTAAAAGACATGCCATTTGTAACGGTACCTAACTTTAATTCAGGCAATGATTTTTCTTTATTTTCACGCATAATAACTGGCATTGCATAAGTATACTTATTATTAATTGATGTTCCACTGTCATTATTATAAGAAGTTTGATTTGTATCAATGTAGAAACCACCCATTAACAACCCCTTAAATTCTTTTTTAGGAATTTTAGCGGTAAAGGTTACTTTTGTTGGGGTATTAGGTTTAACATCCAATTTTATTTTTTTAGGAAAGAAAATATCACTGAATTTATACTTCAAAGAAGAATCATATTTATATTTGGACTGACTATAATCAATAGATGGTCCATTAGAAGTAATGGCCGTATTGGGAGAAATAGTTAACTTTTGTGATTGATTAGAAAGATTAATAATATTAAAAGAAAGTGTTTGAGTACTCCCAGGTGATACCATTGGGTATAAAATTCCATTTTTAGTTATTTGATTATTAGGATAGATTGGTTCCATTGCTAGTCCATTAACATCACTAGCTTGAGCTCTTTGAGCGCTTATAAATACAAAACTTAATAATATCGCTATAGAATATAGGAATATTTTAAATTTTTTAGACATATAAATACCTCCACATAAAATAATAAGAGAGCAATAATGCTCTCTTATTAATTTTATTCAATTATTAGTTATTTATCAAGAAAGAAAGAAATAATTAATTACCATTTGGAGTATCAACATCACCATTAGCTGTTGGTGCCAAAGTCCATGTAATTGGTGCAGCATATTGTCCACCAGGAACATTTGTAGGTACTGTTAATGTACTCTTTTTATTAAAGTTAACATCAGTTGTACCACTACCTATTGTATTATTACTCAAAACTAGTAAACTATTGTCTTTATTTTTAGAGGCTGAAACAATACCATTATTAGAACTACCATCTGACTTCAATGAACCATCATTGGTAACAGAAGCATTATTATCATCTGACTTAGAAATTTGACCATTTAGATTTAAAGTGAAACCACTACCAGCGTTAGAAGATAAATTACCACTCATAGCTGCTCCCTTTTGATCTTTCATACTATTGTCAGGACTATCACCATTAGAACTATTATAAGTGTTAAATTGACCTAAGTTAGCTGTAACAGCGTATCCACCACCCTGCTGATTGGAAGGAGCTCCACCTTGAGTTCTAGCATCCAAAACTTCTAGATTTTCAGGTTCTCGATCGTTATTCCAAAATGTATCAGTATTTAATACATTATGATTATCAATCACTGAATTGGAAATATGTGATTTAGTATTAGTAGCGCTAACATCTTGGAATCCCAAACTAGGAACTGTTTCTAGAACTAAATAACCTTGGACTACTTTAATGTGTGCATCTGAATTAGAAGTTCCACTTCCATAAGTATTACTTCCAGTACCTTGAGTCGAACTAATACCATTACTAAAGCTACCATTATTTACATTTTTACCACTTTCATCAATATTTACAGGACCATTACCTGATGTATCCTTACCAGTATAATCATCAGCAAAAGCTGTAATACCACTAGCAGATGAGGCTGATAGTAATGCAACACCTGCGAAAACCGTTAACATTGTCTTTTTATCAAAGAACATATAAAACAACCCCTTTTAATTTAAATATGTAATTAGAGCTTGCAATTAAATGTATCCCTTCTTTATTACAAATATATTATAAAATTATAATTTTAATAAACAAAGAATTTGGCTTGGAAAATAAAAATTAAATTTTGTAGAGCATAGGGAACTGCAACTATTATTTTGAACAAATAAATAAAAGCAGCTTTCTAATTATTTAATTGGGCAACTGATTTCCTGTACTCTACAGGTGATTTGTTGCTTAATTTTGTTAAAATTCGTTTATTATTCAAAAATTTGATATAATTATTCACACACTTAATAGTATCTGCTAAACCTTTAGGTTTAGCTTGTGTGTATATCATTTCAGTCTTTAGGTTGGAGTGAAATGATTCAATGATGGCGTTATCAGCTGGCGTCCCTTTACGGGACATACTTCTGATGGCGCCTTTTTTGCGTGCTAATTCAAAAAATTCACGCTAAGTATAAGTAGAACCCTGATCACTATGAATGATAGCACCACTTAAATAGCCTAATTGATTTAGTGTATCTAATGCCAATTGGGTATTTGGATGATTAGAAATTTTATGAGCAATAATTTCCGAATTAAAACTATCCATAATTGTAGAGAGGT
Proteins encoded:
- a CDS encoding aspartate ammonia-lyase; protein product: MRIEEDCVGKMEVPEDALYGIHTLRAAGNFPITKEMVHPDLIESYIQIKKAAAKTNCEAQKLDVKKCDAIIQACDELLSSGDQSGFITPAIQGGAGTSTNMNTNEVIANMAMKLRPKVFIHPNDDVNQAQSTNDTYPTAGKMAMLKLMPNLLNEIERLVATFEELSRKFKNTIKLGRTQLQDAVPTTYGKSFHAYASLFKRDLRRIKTASEELKTISMGGTAIGTGMNASKYYQEHIVKNINKCSGMNLKSDNDLIDAVQNTDHFVTFSAALKTLAVDLSKVSNDLRLLASGPQSGLNELHLPKRQAGSSIMPNKINPVIPEVVNQVAFEIIGFDATVTAASEAGQLELNAFEPIMFKSILTSEEHLTRAIKTLIDHCLTDIEVNKEKCADDVRKSAVTATILSPELGYVRTTKIIKESLKEDKNVKDILISKHILSKDKIDELFSPKHLVNG
- a CDS encoding helix-turn-helix domain-containing protein codes for the protein MTNNKYSYETKLEAVRLLNEGVPDRKICKILGLKSDGLIYT
- a CDS encoding DDE-type integrase/transposase/recombinase, with product MLYLSTIMDSFNSESIAHKISNHPNTKLTLDTLNQLGYLDGVIIHSDQGSTYTSREFFELARKKRRHQKYFQ
- a CDS encoding IS3 family transposase, translating into MESFHSRLKTEMIYTQAKPKGLSNTIKCVNNYIKFWNNTRILTKLGNQSPVEYRTSVAQLND
- a CDS encoding WxL protein peptidoglycan domain-containing protein, whose translation is MKLLIKFLLSLSFIILLIMNFNYINVFAASSLNYQARPDLPKAMQKIGYFKYNVKPNEILKLPIILANFSNQDTTITSYLNDGYSNDNGNIGYDLFKPFGLLKDSVPRLSNITLRHRFNKVNLKPNEMKKTSFTIKVPDKPFQGSILGGITSISNKNITESGNPSIKNRLQYSTTVLLNQNAPVDNIKKINLLSVDAKNNNLQIKMHNDQPSIVHNYKISVQVRKENKIYARKNSNRYSLAPNSIGNYDVDLFNLKPNIYKVIVKVTNNKGQSEEFDKNVLINNAYQSLSVYKSDKSINWFIYTCFISVFLLFILICYLILKFLK
- a CDS encoding DUF916 and DUF3324 domain-containing protein, which codes for MSKKFKIFLYSIAILLSFVFISAQRAQASDVNGLAMEPIYPNNQITKNGILYPMVSPGSTQTLSFNIINLSNQSQKLTISPNTAITSNGPSIDYSQSKYKYDSSLKYKFSDIFFPKKIKLDVKPNTPTKVTFTAKIPKKEFKGLLMGGFYIDTNQTSYNNDSGTSINNKYTYAMPVIMRENKEKSLPELKLGTVTNGMSFKAPIISSKIYNKQPAMIDQLKMDTTIKDDNNKLIFHSYNNDNSVAPNSSFNYVNTIPNKDNLQPGTYHIKIIAKSPEGKWILQKSFTVSVGQYLGTIFQNNQWLWLFIIIIILLIVSFIGYLIYKKHKKNLLSQSNDKSTISRESSGSHFK
- a CDS encoding IS3 family transposase, producing MSRKGTPADNAIIESFHSNLKTEMIYTQAKPKGLADTIKCVNNYIKFLNNKRILTKLSNKSPVEYRKSVAQLNN